A region from the Lytechinus variegatus isolate NC3 chromosome 6, Lvar_3.0, whole genome shotgun sequence genome encodes:
- the LOC121417420 gene encoding E3 ubiquitin-protein ligase TRIM31-like isoform X2: MATKPDSVQGLHCPMCLDVIRDATILCCGHSFCRDCLEAYDKQHKDLKHIVCPVCRKSTKLDKDRIAGLTPNFLAKGLEDILKVEDGENIEDACSKVCPVHSDIYQDIYCQACTKFICLSCFIDSHQGHKIKKKEELERELKIRKEAVLQRSKIRKTQLEKHLSEADQQREQLKSHLGSLEMKVMDSFAIKVDILQRNKEELLEKIKGLKVTSDRVFGHCVSQWREVMDRIDQSSKLLISHSKKHLDPNMIEGDNLKCDDLEKALAETAGEETSACAAQLLNDVAALQFSPADDKLLDLGCMDSGQKDNLNGSQNMNVASLVSEESSVPQASSTETLNFLLNPVKEGKGKRKRLRYRKRGKQATRIDPPFPEYVRLSKSMKIVMARGFSSQEGRLFGLAALTKDSVVLGYAMDRKGCDRFTLSGNESPYFGSQVGDVYDVAFLSDGRTIISKHGNEFFLYSSCSSNGVRFTLKQPDGGFVRVCTDIHDNIYAVNINHEICIFRASDANPQKVIPTGGIRPKQISVTKTGIMITTTGDIQPSTVTVFDQEGRAGTSIVATKDFEYVYATVDSQDRVLVATVHSGSDKIVLTRYRLQGLQLVKEVIFAPVTMSCPIYSSMFLSSFFYIVSLSPAMVAVATRHHLYFIELQA, encoded by the coding sequence ATGGCCACCAAACCAGATTCGGTCCAGGGATTGCACTGTCCAATGTGTCTCGATGTCATCAGGGACGCGACCATCCTCTGCTGTGGACATTCCTTTTGCAGGGACTGCCTGGAAGCATATGACAAACAGCACAAGGACCTGAAACACATTGTCTGTCCAGTCTGCAGGAAGTCCACCAAGCTTGACAAGGACCGCATCGCGGGATTAACGCCCAACTTCCTGGCCAAGGGACTTGAGGATATCCTAAAGGTCGAAGACGGAGAAAATATTGAAGACGCGTGTTCAAAAGTCTGTCCAGTGCACAGTGACATCTACCAAGATATATACTGTCAGGCTTGTACTAAGTTCATCTGTCTCTCATGTTTTATTGACTCTCATCAAGGTCATAAGattaagaaaaaggaggagctTGAGCGGGAGCTAAAGATCAGGAAAGAAGCTGTTCTGCAGAGAAGCAAGATACGAAAGACTCAACTTGAGAAGCATTTGAGTGAAGCTGACCAACAAAGAGAGCAACTGAAATCCCACCTGGGTAGTTTGGAGATGAAAGTCATGGATTCCTTTGCCATCAAAGTTGATATTCTTCAGCGAAATAAAGAAGAGTTGCTAGAAAAGATAAAGGGTCTCAAAGTAACTTCTGACAGGGTGTTCGGGCATTGCGTTTCTCAGTGGAGGGAAGTGATGGACAGGATAGACCAGTCTAGCAAACTTTTGATAAGTCATTCAAAGAAGCATCTTGATCCGAATATGATTGAAGGGGACAATCTTAAATGCGACGATCTAGAAAAAGCATTGGCTGAAACGGCGGGTGAGGAAACTTCAGCTTGTGCAGCACAATTATTGAATGATGTAGCGGCCCTACAATTCAGTCCTGCTGATGATAAGCTTCTTGACCTAGGCTGTATGGATTCTGGTCAGAAGGACAATTTGAATGGCAGTCAGAACATGAATGTGGCTTCTTTAGTATCTGAAGAGTCCAGTGTTCCGCAGGCTAGCAGTACAGAAACCTTGAATTTTCTTCTGAATCCCgtgaaagaaggaaagggaaaaaggaaaCGTTTGAGGTACAGGAAAAGAGGTAAGCAAGCTACAAGGATTGATCCCCCATTTCCAGAATATGTGCGGCTTTCAAAGTCTATGAAAATTGTTATGGCAAGGGGCTTCTCTTCCCAGGAAGGTCGCTTGTTTGGACTTGCAGCTCTCACAAAAGATTCAGTTGTTCTCGGTTATGCCATGGACCGAAAGGGTTGTGACCGCTTCACTCTCTCTGGTAATGAGTCTCCATACTTTGGTAGTCAGGTAGGCGATGTCTATGATGTGGCATTCCTGTCTGATGGTCGGACCATCATCTCAAAGCACGGAAATGAGTTCTTTCTATACAGCTCCTGTTCCAGTAATGGAGTTAGATTTACTTTGAAGCAACCTGATGGGGGATTCGTTCGAGTATGCACTGATATTCATGATAACATTTATGCTGTCAATATCAATCACGAGATCTGCATCTTCCGCGCCAGTGACGCTAACCCACAGAAAGTGATCCCCACCGGGGGAATCCGGCCAAAGCAGATCAGCGTTACCAAGACTGGCATAATGATCACCACTACCGGAGACATCCAACCTAGCACGGTCACAGTCTTTGACCAGGAAGGGCGTGCCGGAACCTCCATCGTCGCTACAAAGGACTTTGAGTATGTGTACGCCACAGTGGACAGCCAGGACCGCGTCTTGGTAGCCACAGTGCACAGTGGTTCAGACAAGATAGTACTAACCAGGTACAGGTTGCAGGGTCTCCAGCTTGTAAAGGAAGTGATCTTTGCTCCTGTTACAATGTCCTGTCCAATCTATTCCAGTATGTTCTTGAGTTCCTTCTTTTATATTGTCAGCCTTAGCCCGGCCATGGTTGCAGTTGCGACCAGGCACCATCTCTACTTCATAGAGCTTCAAGCGTAG
- the LOC121417420 gene encoding uncharacterized protein LOC121417420 isoform X1: MLDVYLSHFSSVRLSFGQGTAMATKPDSVQGLHCPMCLDVIRDATILCCGHSFCRDCLEAYDKQHKDLKHIVCPVCRKSTKLDKDRIAGLTPNFLAKGLEDILKVEDGENIEDACSKVCPVHSDIYQDIYCQACTKFICLSCFIDSHQGHKIKKKEELERELKIRKEAVLQRSKIRKTQLEKHLSEADQQREQLKSHLGSLEMKVMDSFAIKVDILQRNKEELLEKIKGLKVTSDRVFGHCVSQWREVMDRIDQSSKLLISHSKKHLDPNMIEGDNLKCDDLEKALAETAGEETSACAAQLLNDVAALQFSPADDKLLDLGCMDSGQKDNLNGSQNMNVASLVSEESSVPQASSTETLNFLLNPVKEGKGKRKRLRYRKRGKQATRIDPPFPEYVRLSKSMKIVMARGFSSQEGRLFGLAALTKDSVVLGYAMDRKGCDRFTLSGNESPYFGSQVGDVYDVAFLSDGRTIISKHGNEFFLYSSCSSNGVRFTLKQPDGGFVRVCTDIHDNIYAVNINHEICIFRASDANPQKVIPTGGIRPKQISVTKTGIMITTTGDIQPSTVTVFDQEGRAGTSIVATKDFEYVYATVDSQDRVLVATVHSGSDKIVLTRYRLQGLQLVKEVIFAPVTMSCPIYSSMFLSSFFYIVSLSPAMVAVATRHHLYFIELQA; this comes from the exons atgctcgatgtatacctcagtcattttagcag TGTTAGACTGAGTTTTGGACAGGGGACTGCAATGGCCACCAAACCAGATTCGGTCCAGGGATTGCACTGTCCAATGTGTCTCGATGTCATCAGGGACGCGACCATCCTCTGCTGTGGACATTCCTTTTGCAGGGACTGCCTGGAAGCATATGACAAACAGCACAAGGACCTGAAACACATTGTCTGTCCAGTCTGCAGGAAGTCCACCAAGCTTGACAAGGACCGCATCGCGGGATTAACGCCCAACTTCCTGGCCAAGGGACTTGAGGATATCCTAAAGGTCGAAGACGGAGAAAATATTGAAGACGCGTGTTCAAAAGTCTGTCCAGTGCACAGTGACATCTACCAAGATATATACTGTCAGGCTTGTACTAAGTTCATCTGTCTCTCATGTTTTATTGACTCTCATCAAGGTCATAAGattaagaaaaaggaggagctTGAGCGGGAGCTAAAGATCAGGAAAGAAGCTGTTCTGCAGAGAAGCAAGATACGAAAGACTCAACTTGAGAAGCATTTGAGTGAAGCTGACCAACAAAGAGAGCAACTGAAATCCCACCTGGGTAGTTTGGAGATGAAAGTCATGGATTCCTTTGCCATCAAAGTTGATATTCTTCAGCGAAATAAAGAAGAGTTGCTAGAAAAGATAAAGGGTCTCAAAGTAACTTCTGACAGGGTGTTCGGGCATTGCGTTTCTCAGTGGAGGGAAGTGATGGACAGGATAGACCAGTCTAGCAAACTTTTGATAAGTCATTCAAAGAAGCATCTTGATCCGAATATGATTGAAGGGGACAATCTTAAATGCGACGATCTAGAAAAAGCATTGGCTGAAACGGCGGGTGAGGAAACTTCAGCTTGTGCAGCACAATTATTGAATGATGTAGCGGCCCTACAATTCAGTCCTGCTGATGATAAGCTTCTTGACCTAGGCTGTATGGATTCTGGTCAGAAGGACAATTTGAATGGCAGTCAGAACATGAATGTGGCTTCTTTAGTATCTGAAGAGTCCAGTGTTCCGCAGGCTAGCAGTACAGAAACCTTGAATTTTCTTCTGAATCCCgtgaaagaaggaaagggaaaaaggaaaCGTTTGAGGTACAGGAAAAGAGGTAAGCAAGCTACAAGGATTGATCCCCCATTTCCAGAATATGTGCGGCTTTCAAAGTCTATGAAAATTGTTATGGCAAGGGGCTTCTCTTCCCAGGAAGGTCGCTTGTTTGGACTTGCAGCTCTCACAAAAGATTCAGTTGTTCTCGGTTATGCCATGGACCGAAAGGGTTGTGACCGCTTCACTCTCTCTGGTAATGAGTCTCCATACTTTGGTAGTCAGGTAGGCGATGTCTATGATGTGGCATTCCTGTCTGATGGTCGGACCATCATCTCAAAGCACGGAAATGAGTTCTTTCTATACAGCTCCTGTTCCAGTAATGGAGTTAGATTTACTTTGAAGCAACCTGATGGGGGATTCGTTCGAGTATGCACTGATATTCATGATAACATTTATGCTGTCAATATCAATCACGAGATCTGCATCTTCCGCGCCAGTGACGCTAACCCACAGAAAGTGATCCCCACCGGGGGAATCCGGCCAAAGCAGATCAGCGTTACCAAGACTGGCATAATGATCACCACTACCGGAGACATCCAACCTAGCACGGTCACAGTCTTTGACCAGGAAGGGCGTGCCGGAACCTCCATCGTCGCTACAAAGGACTTTGAGTATGTGTACGCCACAGTGGACAGCCAGGACCGCGTCTTGGTAGCCACAGTGCACAGTGGTTCAGACAAGATAGTACTAACCAGGTACAGGTTGCAGGGTCTCCAGCTTGTAAAGGAAGTGATCTTTGCTCCTGTTACAATGTCCTGTCCAATCTATTCCAGTATGTTCTTGAGTTCCTTCTTTTATATTGTCAGCCTTAGCCCGGCCATGGTTGCAGTTGCGACCAGGCACCATCTCTACTTCATAGAGCTTCAAGCGTAG